Proteins from one Dioscorea cayenensis subsp. rotundata cultivar TDr96_F1 unplaced genomic scaffold, TDr96_F1_v2_PseudoChromosome.rev07_lg8_w22 25.fasta BLBR01001229.1, whole genome shotgun sequence genomic window:
- the LOC120255895 gene encoding uncharacterized protein LOC120255895 — translation MDLGSPSQTKEDQNMNPGSPATATPTTTTPQSKDDECLTRKEFLDIDNAIRNQDLRFLQKYVKGASEHDVRRVNLSEDPLLNVMIAYDSIKDDILFSLINMMTSEALEAKNEVGDTALHVAAAKNRQKVANYLLEKNSRLKYQRNKKGETPLLKAALFGSTETFDSLLDRDRNMIFSRNNHGASVLHCAIVGNNPDLALKIAQLEESLMTNRNDMALTPLQLMVTMPEVFQSSPKGPMESLIYAIIPLNSHNESNESGKERDEETPYKPKDSKQFKPWVEANEDNAESAKLLKESAAMSSRKFLNNCQCFAVKVFTRIKELEDQKNKHAQTMKLIAYLARDQSFWDFIQYGMFKKNKPRGMTTTANMTAIVKIIAEMIKGPNPELPSWLLSDVKGDKSEELSSCTWLSAIHQNDEKKEDDEKKNTILHYAAGTTIKREGLTLQMLQEIKWFEMVKKLLPKDMVYSRNIKEKTAQELFDENHSEMVKSGRDQLMEIGKTCSGLLAAVVFATSFNIPGGKDSDNSAKNNMTNTEGNHFSNESVGFKVFTHAYMIGLSLATCSLILFLSFLTSNYSSEAFRKSLPTRCILAGVSFFCALMALLVAFVCNAYLTIYGGRKPKAEDLLPLILELTGFPLLWAVVWFFGGFGSGFLDFILKEVPPMISAVMHTRTHSIDVHLPVPLFGVKFVMKAAWIWLLIFILFL, via the exons ATGGACCTTGGATCACCATCACAAACCAAAGAAGATCAAAATATGAACCCCGGATCACCGGCCACCGCTacccccaccaccaccactccaCAATCCAAAGATGATGAATGTCTGACAAGGAAAGAATTCCTAGATATAGACAATGCAATCCGAAACCAAGACTTACGATTCTTACAAAAATATGTGAAGGGTGCTTCAGAGCATGATGTCCGGCGGGTAAACCTCTCCGAGGACCCACTCCTTAACGTAATGATAGCCTATGACAGCATTAAGGATGACATCTTGTTCAGTCTGATCAACATGATGACGTCCGAAGCCTTGGAGGCGAAAAACGAGGTTGGCGACACAGCTCTACACGTGGCAGCGGCCAAGAACCGACAGAAAGTGGCCAATTACCTCTTAGAAAAAAATTCCAGGCTCAAGTACCAGAGAAACAAGAAGGGTGAGACACCACTCTTGAAGGCCGCTCTTTTTGGTAGCACCGAGACTTTCGACAGCCTCCTAGATCGTGACCGCAACATGATCTTTTCCAGAAATAATCATGGGGCCAGTGTTCTTCATTGTGCCATAGTAGGCAATAAtccag ACCTCGCTTTAAAAATAGCACAACTTGAGGAAAGTTTGATGACTAATAGAAATGATATGGCATTGACCCCTTTACAACTCATGGTCACCATGCCAGAAGTGTTTCAAAGCAGCCCGAAGGGGCCTATGGAATCATTAATTTATGCAA TTATTCCACTGAATAGCCACAATGAATCAAATGAATCTGGGAAAGAAAGAGATGAAGAGACGCCTTACAAGCCCAAAGACTCCAAACAATTTAAACCCTGG GTCGAGGCTAATGAGGATAATGCAGAAAGTGCCAAACTTCTTAAAGAATCAGCGGCAATGTCtagcagaaaatttttgaataattgtCAATGCTTTGCAGTCAAGG TGTTCACAAGGATAAAGGAGCTTGAAGATCAAAAGAACAAGCATGCACAAACCATGAAGCTTATTGCATACCTTGCAAGAGATCAGAGTTTCTGGGATTTCATCCAGTATGGAATGTTCAAGAAAAACAAACCTCGGGGGATGACGACTACCGCCAACATGACAGCG ATTGTGAAGATTATAGCTGAGATGATAAAAGGACCTAATCCGGAGTTACCATCTTGGTTGTTGTCCGACGTTAAAGGTGACAAGAGTGAGGAGTTGTCTTCTTGCACGTGGTTGTCGGCCATTCATCAAAATGACGAGAAGAAGGAAGATGACGAGAAGAAGAACACTATCCTGCATTATGCTGCTGGAACAACCATCAAACGCGAAGGATTGACACTGCAGATGCTGCAGGAGATCAAATGGTTTGAG ATGGTGAAGAAGCTGCTCCCAAAGGATATGGTGTACAGCagaaacataaaagagaagacaGCTCAAGAGCTGTTCGACGAGAACCACTCCGAGATGGTGAAGAGCGGAAGGGATCAGCTGATGGAAATAGGAAAGACATGTTCAGGTCTCCTTGCAGCAGTGGTGTTCGCCACTAGCTTCAACATTCCCGGAGGCAAAGACTCGGACAATAGCGCAAAAAACAACATGACTAATACTGAAGGAAACCATTTCAGTAACGAGTCAGTGGGTTTCAAGGTGTTCACTCATGCGTATATGATTGGGTTGTCCTTGGCGACTTGTTCTCTTATTCTCTTCTTATCTTTCCTGACGTCTAACTATAGCTCTGAAGCATTCAGGAAATCACTTCCGACCAGGTGTATATTGGCAGGTGTGTCCTTCTTCTGTGCCTTGATGGCTCTTCTGGTGGCTTTCGTATGCAACGCATACCTTACTATTTATGGAGGGCGGAAACCTAAGGCTGAGGACTTGCTACCACTCATCCTTGAGCTCACTGGCTTCCCATTGTTGTGGGCCGTTGTTTGGTTTTTTGGTGGCTTTGGCTCTGGATTTTTGGATTTCATTTTAAAAGAAGTTCCGCCGATGATAAGTGCTGTCAtgcacacacgcacaca
- the LOC120255892 gene encoding uncharacterized protein LOC120255892, producing MAQEQQQQQQQHQQKQLLPGMWQWPSHRSGDTDNSSEVRAFADDSKSYLATWPPRCYTCTFCRREFRSAQALGGHMNVHRRDRAKLHQSPMVVSDPSSSSASPPLPPLVISNGGMCFFYPLPAVPNGAVLAAAPSTGTPVTCTFIPTTSFSESIKSDSSASSTSTQELDLELRLGW from the coding sequence ATGGCCCaagagcagcagcagcaacaacagcaacatcAACAGAAGCAACTCCTCCCCGGCATGTGGCAGTGGCCGAGCCACCGGTCGGGGGACACTGACAACTCCTCAGAGGTGAGAGCTTTCGCTGACGACTCCAAGAGCTATTTAGCAACATGGCCACCAAGATGTTATACTTGCACCTTTTGTCGGAGGGAGTTCCGTTCAGCTCAAGCTCTCGGTGGACATATGAACGTTCACAGGCGAGACCGCGCAAAGCTCCATCAGTCACCCATGGTGGTCTCTgatccctcttcttcttctgcttctcctcctcttcccccTCTTGTTATCTCCAACGGTGGCATGTGCTTCTTTTATCCTTTACCTGCAGTGCCAAATGGTGCAGTGCTTGCAGCTGCACCATCCACTGGAACTCCGGTCACCTGCACTTTCATCCCAACAACTTCCTTCAGTGAATCAATCAAATCTGATTCAAGTGCAAGTAGTACTAGTACTCAAGAACTGGATTTAGAGCTTCGTCTTGGATGGTGa